The window AATTCCCTTTCAAACCTGAAGAAGAAACCGACTGAAAGTTTTAAggaatatgccattaaatggagggagcaagcagctagagttaagccacccatggatgaccacgagctaattactgtcttccttcaggctcaagagccagattattttcaaaacatgatgtctGCAGTGGGCAAATCCTTCTCGaaagcaatcaaaattggggaaatggttgagaatggccttaagacaggcaaaattataagtcaagcaGTTCTCAAAGCTGCAACTAAAGCTGTCCAGATTGAATCTGATAATTTTAGTGACACgaatgagaaggatgaagaaaccgTGATGACAATAAGGTCGAGAAGAGGTCCTAGGAGAACATCTCGAAGGTATGAACAGCCTCATCAGGTTTTCGATGATTCCCCTGAGCACTACTATCCACCTCAGAACCCACAATGCCCTATTGCTCCACTTCAGTATGTTGTCCAGCCACCAAGACACCCCAGAAGGCAAGCACCAGCATCGCAAAATCTCCACCAGCCTTCACAAAATTTTCAAGTGCCCTATAACCCACATCCAAGCCAATGGTATAGAGGGgaacaaaggttgaaagataattttacaccaataggagagtcctatgcaagtatgtttgagaaattaaagcatTATGACATGATTGCACCTATTCCTCCAAATCATGTCGACCCACGTGCGAGAAGCTTTGACCCttctaaaaggtgtgaataccattccaatgcccaggggaacaatgttgaaagttgtcaggatttgaaaagagaaatagaaaggatgATCCAGGAAAAACTGATTGTGATCCAAGATAATGACACCCAGAATATCACGTAGAATCCTTTACATGCacatgatgatgcacactttgtggggatgatgtgtggtgacatggagtatgagaatcctctcgggaacttgccggttgaaattggagaaggccatggtgattctgatgagcaaatttgtggctaaatgtcaagcttagtaattgaaaagtcattccctccttactaggaaggaatcttggtagcttgttttgatgttttttctattatctgggttatttcagggtgtgatccagattttatttgttttattgagtcaaacccttctatccctctATTTTATTTGTGTGAGTCTTGTCTGTCCGTTTTGTTGCTATTTTCATTAGCCGGGTTATTTTAGGGTTGTAACTCGAATTTTAGGTTGTTTGTCTTGTTGTTTACTCAATGAAATATAGTTTGTCCTTTTGTGTCATTCCATGCTTAGTTCTTTTTCCGCTAGTTTTAGTGATATGACATGCATGTGGAATTTTTGGCTAGGTcttagaaaattgatttgagcTTGAATTGGATAAATGAGAAAAAGGAACTGTTGAGGATGAATAAAGAGTtgaaacactttggaattaagctcgaATAAAATTACCCTTAGAGGTTAATgatctttaccttcaaatcattgtgaagGTCGGATTTGAGgaagaatcaattgaagtttattggaaagtttgacattaaTGGATGAAAAGTGTCTTCCGACCACGACACACCAAGAAGACAGACGTGCTCATCAATGCTGTGTCGCGAAAGGAAATCATGATTGGCACTCTAGAGGCTAGGAGGCCTTTGTTCTGCTACCCAAACAGTTTATATCCTTAGTTACACCTTTTGAgcttgtgttattttctttgatcaccttcttttggaatcaagtttagagttaaaagttaaaaaatgaaaaaaaaaatgaaaagaaaagtccATGCTCCCAAAGTACAAACCGgcaactcttagaaagttcaagtgaaaaagaaaaagaaaaaaaaacattcaAAGGTCCATGCCCTTAGAAAATAGAAGCTGGGGCAGTttgttttgaaaacaaaaaaaaaaaaaaaaggaaaaaatgagaaaaaaagaaaaagaaagaaagatgaaaaaaatagttaggtcagatgtttgaactacATTAGACCTGATTCCTTAAAAAAAGGATATGttggcagccttacacggttcggtccaaccaaataagaattcaaaaaaaatccaaaaatccccAATATCTGAAACTGGGGCAAAGATTTTATatcacttttgaaagagtcgattccaagagttgtaagtctaCAACCCCTTATTTTGAGTCTACTTTGAGCCTTCATGACGTCCCTCTtttccaaccctatccaaaatccttccaaataaaaacctcccgatatgccttcaagaatgTCAAGAGAAGCATACAATGAGCAACGGTTGTCACGCGACATAGAACACTGTCAAGTTGCTCACacaagaaagcaaaagaaaaagaaaaaaagaagaaaaatgagagagtcttactagtgaaaaccctcacaggcactgtaaggcgacggtaagcagagatgaataaagaagagagacttgttggtgaaaactCCTCGAGGCACCATTAGTCGATAGTGAGTCGTGAAGCTGATGCAAAAGATTGGCATgaacaagcccgacttcaaaggtcataagaatggtaaaagggaagattggatcagtttgatagatcaggccgttaagtccaaaatgcatgtcatgatcattaaggctagttaccgcaaaataaaaaaaataaaaaataaaaaactcttCCTACTGTACtagcttttcagttgcacaaagttAATTTGGCCAGCACAATCAGGTGTCACAGTCAACATGCCTTGAGGATTTATGCAAAGGCTTCCCCCCAAAATACCCTTGTCAGCCTACTTGGCTAAAGCAAGAAAAGATAACCTCGAGTTTAATCAGGGGCTCGGGCTCTCTGTAGTACTAAACAAGAACTATGAAGTGTGCACATCATGCAAAAGACACTTACCAGTTGTGATTCTCCCTGAGAGACAAAATTTCTCCAAAAGCaaaagccattcaagatatctgaaaaggttatccaagaaaagaaatctctttttttgagataaggctgattgagccacaaaacACAAATGGCATTGGGAGCGAAACAATCAGGGTTGATACAAAAAGTAAAGGTCTCTTGTAAggaacaacagagtctcccagcaGTGCAGCCAACTACCGATGCAGTCAGTCTTCCAAAAGTTGGATGATCACAAAGTCAAGCCACCCAAGACTCAAGGccgcaaaccgaccaccacttttaaagctgacaaaattttctttgtttaaaacaggaacaaagcagtgcaaggaatttggatttccaaaaaaaaaaaaaaaagaaaggaaagaaaaagaaaaagaagaagagaagagccgacataaggaagtttctcaaatctttgcctttatttgtcttgctagtgtgcataaaatattgccattgctcttcacatttttcctcctggaatcgaaatcttagtctgatgaatctttctcctaagataataagacctagtctgatgaagtttctcctaggataaacgtcttagtttgatgaatctttctcctaagataataaaaaagagacctagtctgatgaattttctcctaggaccgaaatcttagtctgatgaatctttctcctaagaatgaagacctagtctgatgaactttctcctaggatagaaatcttaatctgatgaatctttctcctaagattgaagacctagtctaatgaactttctcctaggatagaaatcttagtttgatgaatctttctcctaagataacaaaaaaggatctagtctgatgaactttctcctaggatcaaaatcttagtctgatgaatctttctcctaagatagaaaacctag is drawn from Nicotiana tomentosiformis chromosome 12, ASM39032v3, whole genome shotgun sequence and contains these coding sequences:
- the LOC117280744 gene encoding uncharacterized protein, with the protein product MTQEEMTQRVKSLEQKLKNLQGSTCQKSIAFKDLCMFPGVRLPLGFKTPKFEKYDGHGDPIAHLKRYCNQLRGVEGKEKLAMAYFGESMTGVASEWFMDQETSHWHVWDDMAQAFVKQFQYNIDIAPDRNSLSNLKKKPTESFKEYAIKWREQAARVKPPMDDHELITVFLQAQEPDYFQNMMSAVGKSFSKAIKIGEMVENGLKTGKIISQAVLKAATKAVQIESDNFSDTNEKDEETVMTIRSRRGPRRTSRRYEQPHQVFDDSPEHYYPPQNPQCPIAPLQYVVQPPRHPRRQAPASQNLHQPSQNFQVPYNPHPSQWYRGEQRLKDNFTPIGESYASMFEKLKHYDMIAPIPPNHVDPRARSFDPSKRCEYHSNAQGNNVESCQDLKREIERMIQEKLIVIQDNDTQNIT